CGCCCCTCTTTTCAAAATAATACCGTTATTCAACggctattttaataaaaaaaaaatcaatttcctTTTAAATAAATACCATAATCCCAATCCATTTTTAAACCAATTTCTCTCATTCTACTCCCATTCTTCTCCATTTCTCAtccttttttataaaaatactctatattttttataccattctctcccaaacatgaatccattcaacccaaacaaccccaacccaaacaaccccaacccgaatAATCCCAATCCGAACCAACCTAATTTTTTTTCGAGTCCCGCTTACACTCCGACTATGGATCCTTCGTGGGGGGCTTCGCAATTTCcgttttcgggtttccaacaaaCACCCAACGCCTTCTCACAAATGTCTCAACTACAACAAGTTCAACAATATCAAGCGCTCCAACAAATCATGCAACGCAACACGTTTGAACAACTCCAATCCCAATCGCAACCCCCGGTTcaagttgaagatgatgatgaagaagtcgtCCCCGAATCACCACCGCAAGAGCTCACGCGCAAAAAAAAGAAGGGGAAGGGAAAGATGGTTGAACCCGAAACCGCGCAAAAACCGAGAGCAAAGGGGAGGCAATGGACGAAAGTAGAAGAGGAGGCGCTAGCTATGGCGTTTACTAAGGCCTCTAATTGCCCGATAGtcggtatattttttttttttattttcggtttctattttttttataaaatttaattttttttttactaatgcactatttttaaaattttaggaaacaaccaaaCGGGTAGTAGTTTTTGGAAGAAGACAACGGATAGGTTTAACGCGATTATGGAGCATGGGGAGGCTCGTGATGTCGAATCCGTCTCGGGCAAGTGGCGAAAAATGATCAAGGTCGTCAACGCCTTTAATCAAATTTATAACCAAATTTACCTTTCTCCTCCAAGCGGGAGTAACGAGCAAGATATTCTTAACCTTGCTATCGCCAAGTGGGACTCCCAAAATTCAACGCCTTTCCCGCACTTCCGAGCATGGAACGTTGTAAGGAAAGAACAAAAATGGAAGCCGGTTCCAAATGAGGTCGCAACGGCCAAACGCACTAAAACTTCCGAGTCCGGAAGCTATAGTGCGGGAGGCTCCACCGCTCGATGTCAAATTGACATAAACGACGACCCGGAAGATGACGAGGATGTGTTGCCCATTCACGAGTCGGATCGTCCCACCGGGAGGGACAAAGCAAAAAAAGAAGCGGCCGGAAAGCGAAAAGTGTCCGGCTCGAGTGGAGGTAGAGGCGAGAAGGCATCGTCAAAAATGGACGACTTGATAAACGAATTCCGTTCGTTCAAAGAGTTCGCGACCGAAAAGTATAGTCACAAGAAAACCGTGTCGTCCGACTATGCTCGAGCGGAAGATTTTAGGATTATGCGGTTGGATCTCGACTCGGTTCCGGAGGATGAACGTGAGGTTTATCGGAGGATGAAGGAAGAGGTGAAAAAAAAATGGACGTCGTAGGTTTTaggaaacgtaattttttttattttttattttcggtttctttttattttttaggaaatgtaatttttttttattttcggtttcttttttttagggaatgtaattttttttatggaatgaaattatttatgttgtttgatgtgatgttttttaaattttataaagtttttattaCCTTGGTTATTAAATTAAACaatagaaaattataaaataatgaggtggggccccatcctccatcccccTCCATCCCTCATTTGGCTCATCCTCCACGGGCCGTCTACGTGACGCCTACGTGGAGGCTCATCCCCGTGGGGATGAGCCGAaccatacccactagtcttatTATCTATCATGATATGATATGTATGATTTACTACAAACTCAATATAACGAAGGAGAAACCAATATGATCTTATAAAGCCTATCATAGTCTATTAGGAGCCATTACAATGATCTGCTAAGATACGTAtgaaattttattaatttttatgaTCTAATACGAGTCATTACACCTCAATATACATCTTtaatattactatatattattactatatattattattactatatactTACTAAATGAATTgaaatgaatagtaattttaatattataataatatatagttttttaatacttttattattttaatatattataataatagttattttctttacttttaaaactttaatactttttttaatatcagaggttgggataagcttgctgtcaaccggtatcgaaccagtattggtatcgaaaataccaggacggtcctgttcggtatcagtaatgaaggtaaaaaccggcactaatacaaaaaacgccaaaagttggtgccggattgatattggaaatcttttggttcgagaaattcagtgctgctacccggtaccatttgctcatccctgatcacggttaccgtacggACAACgatatcgtacaacttttttttgttgattttcttcaacttttacttttttcttttttttagtttcaggggtagggatgagctcggtgccaaccgatacagaacaccggttacggtaccggtatatgatgGTAAAAAACGGttgtgaaccggtaccaggaacgacaaaagtcggtaccgaattggtacttaagatctttcggttcgacaaatttggtaccggtacccagaacaatttgctcatctctgaccacgtatttcatacgaacaacatcgttaccatacaacttttttgtcgattttctttcggttaacttttagtgtttttttctacattttctttttattattgtcAGCAGTTCAAACCTAGTTTATAGCTAAAAAACAGACCATATGTTTAAactaaatgtcattttagtccctacggtttgggccattttgccagtttagtccaaaggtttccaTTTTttgcatgtgggtccaaaaagttttcgctgttgccattttagtccactgggttaatttcatccatttttctgttaacgagaagggcaattcggtcattttatatgtaattctattAACCAGAAagacaattcggccatataaaatgaccgaattacccTTCTGGTTGatagaaataatggatgaagttaacccagtggactaaaatggcaacggtgaaacctttttcgACCCACAGtcgaaaaataaaacctttggactaaactagcaaaatggACCAAACCtccagggactaaaatggcatttaactcttgaaaaaaaaaatccaaaagtacCATGACGACCTACTCATTTTTGTCGACGCTTCGATAGTTGTCTTGGTCAGTATTGACGTGTGGATTAAAATGTACAAGTAGATAATGCCTTAATGTACAAGTGATTAAACTCAACGTACTTAGTCATCATCCAAGAATGTTTAATAGCTACAGAATGTCAAGTGATTAAATACCGTCAAATTAATCATCTCATCTAGATTACACTTTAATCCctcattttaaataaaattatagataattagttagtcCTTACACTTTATCCATTcataaaaaaactaaccccccccccacacacacacacacacaattttGGTCATAATTTTttggtaattttttttaaattacaccatataaacgagtattttattctctttaatttgagtatagtattATTATAGTTTACTTGATTAAAAAATTGAtatgttacgtgattaacagTGTCTAAGGGTAAGTAATAACTGAATTGTTAACCGAAATAAACCAAAAACTGATTTACTGAAACTGGATTAACCAAAAACGGTTATCGATTTTTTGTACCTtcatttaaccaaaattaacggaaccattcatattttcatatatttctacccccgttttatatatttatacctccatttcatgtacctatacatccatttcatgtacCTATACATCCATTTAATGTATTTATACCTaaatttcatgtatttctaatCAAAGTTTTAGCCCAAGTTTGGTTTTGGCTCTTAACCGAAATTAAATGAATCAAACCAAAAGCCGTCAATCTAACATATAAACCAAACCGATTAACTGAAAGCGggttggttaataaaatagactaatcgatgacctcgatttcggttgaggataataatcTAACCAACCGAACAATGCACACCATGACAATGTCTGTGTTTCACGCCGCATCGCTCAGTATTATTGGTTATTAACTAAAACCAATTATTAGTGAGCAATAACTAAATCGTTAAactaaaccaaaccaaaccaaaaacagACGAAATCGAACtgaaatcaaccaaaaaactgaattaactgaaaaccaaattaacataaaaccggttatcaatttTTTTGTACTCTCTTTTAACCAAAATTAGCTAAAACGAACCGAtgttcatattttcatatatttctagcttttatacctctggtttatatgtttcatattttatatctccatttcatatatttatactttcatttcatatatttatactttcatttcatgtatttatacctcaatttcatgtatttctaaACAAAGGTTTTAGCCCATGTTTTGTTTTTgctattaactgaaattaaatgAACCAAACAAAAAACTTTCAATCTAACCGAATAAATCGAAATGATTAACCGAAAACTGGTCGATTAATAAAATATACTAACCGATGACTTTGGTTTCGGCTTTGGTCGAGAATAATAATCGAACCGACCGAACCATGCACAACATAATGAAACGAATTACCCGATTACTTCGCTTTTGATGTAAATCTATCACAATGATGctacaataaatattatatgaataagaaaactaTCAAAAACGAGTATCGCAATGCGATGTGTCGCTCCTACTGCATCGCGCGGGCATCCTGCTAGTAAATGACAAGTATCTAAGAAGAGATCAAGTtaaaagggtaattttgtcaaaaaaaaatgtacatgcaagtcacatgccTAAAAAACATGTATATGCAAGTCGCATGTTATTTCCCCCTCGTTTTTAAACGTCTGTAATATTTTTTTATACGtcatttgttttaaaaaataattataccATAAACTCGagcattttttatctttaataggAGTACCATATGTCATACTTTTagagaaaaaaattgaaaacccaGTTCCGTAAAACACATTAGacataacataaaacacaatgaGTAAAACCTTAGGGACCCAGATAccaaaagtttttatttttgaaCAAAAGTGGCGAAAGTGGCCTAAACTCAGGGatcattttggcattttactctaaattaaataaaaaaatagtttatGGCAAGGGTAAGACGTCGCCAATGTTTTATGATGTAAACACACCTGCAATGAAATTGACATGGTACAATTTGATTAGTTGGAGACTTGGAGCTAGGGTTGGCAAATCGTATCTTATCGGGTTTAACAGGTCTCTAACGACGCGTGTAACCCAAGTATTAAACTTGAATacaactcgtttaactactttatatctcGTGTTTATAACAcagttttacgttttatgtaccAAGAAGAAGAAATGGTGGATCCTAAccttataattatatttatttttaaaaagtaaaaaaatcacgTTGTGTACTTTTTCAGTAAATAAGTTTAATCGTGTCTTATACAAATATCTATTGTCAGCCCTAGTTAGAGCAAAAGTACTGCCCTTGGGAGCCCTTACCCTTAAGTATCATCTATGTTCAAAATGCAAAACATTCATCCATGCATTAAGGAAAAACTCAAAGATCCTATGCTTCGTTCTAAAACATTGATCACTCtttattttttgtttaatttttcCTTTTGACTTGCTTTTATATTT
This genomic stretch from Helianthus annuus cultivar XRQ/B chromosome 8, HanXRQr2.0-SUNRISE, whole genome shotgun sequence harbors:
- the LOC110872615 gene encoding uncharacterized protein LOC110872615, which produces MNPFNPNNPNPNNPNPNNPNPNQPNFFSSPAYTPTMDPSWGASQFPFSGFQQTPNAFSQMSQLQQVQQYQALQQIMQRNTFEQLQSQSQPPVQVEDDDEEVVPESPPQELTRKKKKGKGKMVEPETAQKPRAKGRQWTKVEEEALAMAFTKASNCPIVGNNQTGSSFWKKTTDRFNAIMEHGEARDVESVSGKWRKMIKVVNAFNQIYNQIYLSPPSGSNEQDILNLAIAKWDSQNSTPFPHFRAWNVVRKEQKWKPVPNEVATAKRTKTSESGSYSAGGSTARCQIDINDDPEDDEDVLPIHESDRPTGRDKAKKEAAGKRKVSGSSGGRGEKASSKMDDLINEFRSFKEFATEKYSHKKTVSSDYARAEDFRIMRLDLDSVPEDEREVYRRMKEEVKKKWTS